In a genomic window of Dyadobacter fermentans DSM 18053:
- a CDS encoding aminotransferase-like domain-containing protein, protein MAEQLLREDFLYSQIADRLATQIEKGILKAGDRLISLRALSKEQGISLSTAFKAYVELENKGVIEARPKSGYFVRFSPLNAPERLPSIAAGPVIEKSNVEEMIRTVYKTMTHERIIRLSVAAPSAELIPEAKLNKAMIEALRKSPHSCTQYEAVQGNPALRKQIAKYAFNWKGNVSEDDVITTQGCMEALIFCLKAVTEPGDTVAIENPIYFGIFNIMKSLGLKVLEIPCHPDDGADLEYLQDALETVPVKAVLFVPNFSNPTGALMPDHRKKQLVEMLAERQIPLIEDDIYGEMYFGKTRPGTCKSYDKNGLVMLCGSVSKTLAPGYRVGWCLPGRFKDKVLSIKIMHTVSSATPTQAAVANFFETGRYDLHMRHLRRALHTQCLRYVQAISDYFPPDTRLVRPQGGYVLWIEMNKNVNAFELFESAIQESISIAPGQIFSSHARFSNYIRISFGAPYNSVIDNGLKRLGELIRRQYS, encoded by the coding sequence ATGGCAGAACAGCTCCTGCGGGAAGATTTCCTTTATTCCCAAATCGCCGACAGGCTCGCGACGCAGATCGAAAAGGGCATTCTCAAAGCCGGCGACCGGCTCATTTCGCTCCGGGCGCTGAGCAAGGAGCAGGGAATCAGTCTGAGCACGGCATTTAAGGCCTATGTTGAACTGGAAAACAAAGGTGTGATCGAGGCAAGACCGAAATCGGGCTATTTTGTGCGCTTTTCACCCCTCAATGCGCCGGAAAGGCTACCGAGCATTGCGGCCGGCCCGGTGATAGAGAAGTCGAATGTGGAGGAAATGATCCGGACGGTGTACAAAACCATGACGCATGAACGGATTATCCGGCTGTCGGTCGCTGCGCCATCCGCCGAGCTCATCCCGGAAGCGAAGCTGAACAAGGCGATGATCGAAGCGCTGCGAAAAAGCCCGCACAGCTGCACGCAATACGAGGCCGTGCAGGGAAATCCCGCATTGCGGAAACAGATTGCCAAATATGCATTCAACTGGAAAGGAAATGTGAGCGAGGACGATGTGATCACGACGCAAGGCTGCATGGAAGCGCTCATTTTTTGCCTCAAAGCCGTCACCGAGCCCGGCGACACGGTAGCCATTGAAAATCCGATCTACTTCGGGATTTTCAACATAATGAAGAGTCTGGGATTAAAAGTCCTCGAAATCCCCTGCCACCCCGACGACGGCGCCGACCTGGAATACCTTCAAGACGCGCTCGAAACCGTGCCGGTGAAGGCGGTCCTGTTTGTGCCCAACTTCTCCAACCCCACCGGAGCGCTCATGCCCGATCACCGTAAAAAGCAACTGGTCGAAATGCTGGCCGAACGGCAGATCCCATTGATCGAAGATGATATTTACGGGGAAATGTATTTTGGCAAAACCAGGCCGGGTACTTGCAAAAGTTACGACAAAAATGGTCTGGTAATGCTCTGCGGCTCGGTTTCCAAAACCCTCGCGCCGGGTTACCGCGTGGGCTGGTGCCTGCCGGGACGGTTCAAGGATAAGGTATTGAGTATCAAAATCATGCATACCGTATCGTCCGCCACCCCTACCCAGGCGGCCGTTGCCAATTTCTTTGAAACGGGCCGTTACGACCTGCATATGAGGCATCTACGGAGAGCATTACATACCCAATGCCTGCGTTACGTGCAGGCCATCAGCGACTATTTCCCGCCCGACACGCGCCTAGTGCGCCCGCAGGGCGGGTATGTGCTGTGGATTGAAATGAACAAAAACGTGAATGCGTTCGAGCTCTTTGAATCCGCCATTCAGGAAAGCATCAGCATCGCCCCCGGCCAGATTTTCAGCAGCCACGCCCGGTTCAGCAACTACATCCGCATCAGTTTCGGCGCGCCGTATAACAGTGTGATTGATAATGGTTTGAAAAGACTGGGAGAATTGATCAGAAGGCAATACTCTTGA
- a CDS encoding type II toxin-antitoxin system PemK/MazF family toxin encodes MVVKRFEIYFVSLNPTLGSEIRKTRPCLIISPNDLNDHLNTVIVAPLTTTLPKYPTRINCHVDGKDCQIALDQLRTIDKVRLHKKLGKIDETTAQQVLAVLKKLFA; translated from the coding sequence ATGGTAGTAAAGCGCTTCGAAATCTACTTCGTGTCGCTCAATCCGACTTTGGGCAGCGAAATTAGGAAGACAAGACCCTGCCTCATTATATCTCCCAATGACCTGAACGACCACCTGAACACGGTGATCGTAGCACCGCTGACCACGACCTTGCCCAAATATCCGACGCGGATCAATTGCCACGTCGATGGAAAGGACTGCCAGATCGCCCTGGATCAACTTCGAACAATCGATAAGGTGCGTCTCCACAAAAAATTGGGTAAAATCGACGAGACGACAGCCCAACAAGTACTAGCTGTTTTGAAGAAGCTATTTGCTTGA
- a CDS encoding AbrB/MazE/SpoVT family DNA-binding domain-containing protein, which translates to MLTKIRRIGNSQGILLSKAMLDQVDIEEYVNVEVKGNAIMIFPASTNPREGWAEQFRLANENEASAEDQNAMGDLFNAFDDSEWTW; encoded by the coding sequence ATGCTGACTAAAATCCGCCGGATCGGAAATTCCCAGGGAATTTTGCTTTCCAAAGCGATGCTGGATCAGGTTGATATAGAGGAATATGTCAATGTGGAGGTAAAAGGCAACGCGATCATGATCTTTCCCGCAAGCACCAATCCACGCGAAGGATGGGCTGAGCAGTTTCGCCTGGCAAACGAAAACGAGGCTTCTGCGGAAGACCAGAACGCAATGGGCGACTTGTTCAATGCCTTCGATGATTCGGAATGGACATGGTAG
- a CDS encoding heavy metal translocating P-type ATPase, which produces MKFDEKTTTHTDDCCSAEKHNHSHQSSRQNSHEHDHDHSHDHDHDHDHSHGAGASAGLLRSRWMLWLSLAILGVFLVLNYIADVFVPRSVEIVMMLAAYVLAGNKTVSLAFRKASRGDFFNEFTLMTIATFGAFYIGEFSEGVAVMIFYEIGELFQDLAVSRSKRSIKALLDIRPDTVTVLRGDKPMQVRPDDVRIGETILVKPGEKVALDGEMRAASGTFNTAALTGEPKPQVIEQGEKVLAGMISIEKSVEIEVKALFKDSKLSRILEMVQEASARKAPTQLLISRLARIYTPAVFLLALLIIVTPAIFVTDYQFDQWLYRGMVFLVIACPCALTISIPLGYFGGIGLASRHGILVKGANFLDIITKIDTVVSDKTGTLTKGVFQVQVIETELDKSEFIRIAASLESYSTHPVAKAVVMAAADLALSKPVEVEEIAGHGLKGQVDGRAVLAGNAKLLDQNGISYPAELASLVETVVIVAIDNRYAGYFLIADEIKDDASLAVSDLKSLGITTIMLSGDKEAVVTKVARELGIAKSYGGLLPEDKVRIVQSLKDQGKHIAFVGDGVNDAPVIALADAGIAMGALGSDATIETADIVIQNDQPSRIPAAVRIGKITKSVVYQNISLAMGVKIAVMALGAGGVATLWEAVFADVGVALLAILNAYRIQGKKV; this is translated from the coding sequence ATGAAATTCGACGAAAAAACCACGACGCATACCGACGATTGTTGCTCGGCAGAAAAGCATAACCATAGCCATCAAAGCAGCCGGCAAAATAGCCATGAACATGACCACGATCACAGCCATGACCATGATCACGATCACGACCATAGTCACGGCGCGGGTGCAAGTGCCGGTTTACTGCGCAGCCGCTGGATGCTTTGGCTTAGCCTGGCGATCCTTGGCGTGTTCCTCGTCCTGAATTACATCGCCGATGTATTTGTGCCGCGCTCCGTCGAGATTGTGATGATGCTTGCTGCATACGTGCTTGCGGGGAACAAGACGGTGTCCCTTGCATTCAGAAAAGCCAGTCGCGGGGATTTTTTCAATGAATTTACATTGATGACCATCGCCACGTTCGGCGCTTTTTACATTGGTGAATTCAGCGAGGGTGTTGCGGTGATGATATTTTATGAAATCGGAGAGCTTTTTCAGGACTTGGCCGTGAGCCGGTCAAAACGGTCGATTAAGGCGCTGCTCGACATTCGTCCCGACACCGTGACCGTTTTGCGCGGCGACAAACCCATGCAAGTCCGGCCGGACGATGTGCGCATCGGCGAGACCATACTCGTCAAACCCGGCGAAAAAGTGGCGCTGGACGGTGAAATGCGCGCTGCGTCGGGCACATTCAACACCGCCGCACTCACCGGCGAGCCAAAGCCGCAGGTCATTGAACAAGGTGAGAAAGTGCTGGCAGGGATGATTTCGATCGAAAAATCAGTTGAGATAGAAGTAAAGGCGCTTTTCAAAGATTCCAAACTCTCGCGTATACTGGAAATGGTGCAGGAGGCAAGCGCGCGCAAAGCCCCTACCCAACTGCTGATCAGCCGTCTCGCACGCATTTACACACCCGCGGTATTTCTTCTCGCATTGCTCATCATAGTAACGCCCGCCATTTTTGTAACAGACTACCAGTTCGACCAGTGGCTCTACCGCGGCATGGTTTTCCTCGTGATCGCCTGCCCCTGCGCATTGACGATCTCCATTCCGCTCGGATATTTCGGCGGCATCGGATTGGCCTCGCGACATGGCATTTTAGTGAAAGGCGCTAATTTTCTGGACATTATCACTAAAATCGACACGGTGGTTTCGGACAAAACCGGCACGCTCACGAAAGGCGTTTTCCAGGTTCAGGTAATCGAAACGGAGCTGGACAAGAGCGAATTTATACGCATAGCGGCGTCTCTGGAAAGCTACTCCACGCATCCTGTTGCCAAAGCGGTGGTGATGGCAGCCGCTGATTTGGCACTTTCGAAGCCGGTTGAAGTGGAAGAAATAGCGGGGCACGGCTTGAAGGGCCAGGTGGATGGCCGGGCCGTTCTGGCGGGCAATGCTAAACTGCTCGATCAGAACGGGATCAGCTATCCGGCGGAACTTGCCTCGCTGGTGGAAACGGTCGTGATCGTGGCGATAGATAACCGTTATGCCGGCTATTTCCTCATCGCCGACGAGATTAAGGATGACGCCTCCCTCGCGGTTTCAGATCTGAAAAGCTTGGGCATTACGACTATTATGCTTTCGGGTGATAAAGAGGCTGTTGTGACCAAAGTTGCCCGCGAGCTGGGTATTGCGAAAAGTTACGGCGGATTGCTGCCCGAAGACAAGGTGCGCATCGTACAATCGCTAAAAGACCAGGGAAAACACATTGCATTCGTGGGCGATGGCGTCAATGACGCACCGGTGATCGCCCTGGCCGACGCCGGGATAGCCATGGGAGCGCTCGGCTCCGACGCCACCATCGAAACCGCCGACATTGTGATCCAGAACGACCAGCCGTCACGCATCCCTGCGGCTGTGCGGATCGGGAAGATCACAAAATCCGTCGTTTATCAGAACATTTCGCTGGCAATGGGGGTTAAAATTGCGGTGATGGCACTCGGTGCGGGCGGCGTGGCAACGCTCTGGGAAGCGGTGTTCGCAGATGTGGGCGTGGCATTGCTCGCAATTCTGAATGCCTATCGCATTCAGGGAAAGAAAGTATAG
- a CDS encoding pyridoxamine 5'-phosphate oxidase family protein: protein MGKQLDHITPDLQAFIEAQKIYFVATAAETGTVNLSPKGMDSFRILGPNRVMWLNVTGSGNETAAHLLLHDRITVMFCAFEGKPLILRLYGHGKVYHPADAEWTEYAPLFPPLEGARQLVDIRVDLVQTSCGMAVPFMDYNRERTELNAWAHKQGPTGIQNYWARKNVTSIDGFETGIFASNSARQAE, encoded by the coding sequence ATGGGTAAGCAGCTGGACCACATCACCCCCGATTTGCAGGCGTTCATCGAGGCGCAGAAAATCTACTTTGTAGCCACGGCAGCCGAAACCGGCACCGTAAACCTCTCGCCAAAGGGAATGGACTCGTTCCGCATCCTCGGTCCGAACCGCGTGATGTGGCTGAATGTGACCGGCAGCGGAAACGAAACGGCGGCCCATTTGCTCCTCCACGACCGCATTACCGTCATGTTTTGCGCATTCGAGGGCAAGCCGCTGATCCTGCGGCTGTACGGGCATGGCAAAGTTTACCACCCCGCCGACGCCGAATGGACAGAATACGCCCCGCTGTTTCCACCGCTCGAAGGCGCGCGACAGCTGGTCGATATCCGGGTGGATCTCGTACAAACTTCCTGCGGCATGGCCGTGCCGTTCATGGATTACAACCGCGAACGGACAGAGCTAAACGCCTGGGCGCACAAACAGGGGCCTACCGGCATCCAAAACTACTGGGCGCGCAAAAATGTAACCAGTATCGACGGCTTCGAAACCGGCATTTTCGCTTCCAACAGCGCGAGACAGGCAGAATAG
- a CDS encoding helix-turn-helix domain-containing protein, producing MSIVGERIKKYRELAGWNQHKLAKALKKSGKAVISNWETGRNDPSLAELRLMAELFGTTVAQLVGEVPMFEEPREHYIMIKKDDLIDLQRKALALEADRINALKEQLEQAQKADESSEEADDTAES from the coding sequence ATGTCAATTGTTGGCGAAAGAATTAAAAAATACCGCGAATTAGCTGGGTGGAACCAGCACAAGCTGGCAAAGGCACTGAAAAAATCCGGAAAGGCCGTGATATCCAATTGGGAGACAGGACGCAACGACCCGTCCCTGGCTGAACTCCGTTTGATGGCCGAACTGTTCGGCACCACCGTAGCCCAGCTGGTGGGCGAAGTCCCGATGTTCGAAGAACCCCGCGAGCATTATATCATGATTAAAAAGGATGACCTCATCGACCTCCAGCGCAAAGCCCTCGCCCTGGAAGCCGACCGGATCAATGCATTAAAAGAGCAGCTTGAACAAGCACAGAAAGCGGACGAATCGAGCGAAGAAGCGGACGATACTGCTGAATCATAA
- a CDS encoding aminotransferase-like domain-containing protein → MMNVLSTLITPEKGGKQPVYIQIANQLMALIREGTLQSGYRLLSTRQLAAILKVHRRTVVQAYDELLAQGWLESQTGNGTFVARNLPDLRPLPLPVAEKPERDPLKKAGFRFDQPAHLDRPVLKAAFRLHLDDGFPDPRLAPREDLSRAYRSQLLHGSPYVRLGYGETSGSNWLRQELSAHLNETRGLKTSPANILIVRGMIMGMYLAVTSLVKPGDCVVTDTPGWFGATMNFIQAGARPCHVPVDEFGMDVDALEELCSKQPVKMVYVTSHHQYPTTVALRPDRRIKLLQLAEKYGFVIFEDDYDYDFHYLSKPLLPLFGADQAGMVLYCGSFTKTISPAFRIGYLVGPEDVIAHLASLRRIIDRQGDVMLENAIAELFQTGVIQRHLRKSVRVYKQRRDFFCDLLQSELSGSVRFEVPDGGMAVWAQFDPAIDIPALAEQAAKKDLYISNGKAAGYPPQFRNYIRLGFASSDQHELEECVQILKQLL, encoded by the coding sequence ATGATGAACGTGCTCTCTACGCTGATTACGCCGGAGAAGGGAGGCAAGCAGCCGGTTTATATCCAGATAGCCAATCAACTGATGGCGCTGATCCGGGAAGGCACGCTGCAATCGGGTTACCGGTTGCTGAGCACGCGCCAGCTCGCGGCGATATTGAAGGTGCACCGGCGTACTGTGGTGCAGGCTTATGACGAGTTACTGGCGCAGGGTTGGCTGGAAAGTCAGACTGGAAACGGGACGTTCGTTGCCCGAAACCTTCCGGACCTGCGGCCGCTCCCGCTCCCCGTTGCCGAAAAACCGGAGCGCGACCCGTTGAAGAAGGCGGGTTTCCGGTTCGATCAGCCCGCGCACCTCGACCGGCCCGTGCTGAAAGCCGCATTCCGGCTGCATCTGGATGACGGATTTCCCGATCCGAGGCTTGCACCGCGGGAAGATCTTTCTCGCGCTTACCGCAGCCAGCTGCTGCACGGCTCTCCATATGTGCGGCTGGGCTACGGCGAAACCAGCGGCAGCAACTGGCTAAGGCAGGAGCTTTCGGCGCATCTGAACGAAACGCGCGGACTGAAAACATCTCCGGCCAACATACTCATTGTGAGAGGAATGATAATGGGAATGTACCTGGCCGTGACGAGTTTGGTAAAGCCCGGCGACTGTGTGGTGACCGATACGCCGGGCTGGTTCGGCGCGACGATGAACTTCATCCAGGCAGGCGCGCGCCCGTGCCATGTGCCGGTGGATGAGTTTGGAATGGATGTAGATGCTTTGGAAGAACTATGCTCGAAGCAGCCGGTGAAGATGGTGTACGTGACCTCGCATCATCAGTACCCGACCACCGTGGCGCTCCGGCCTGATCGCCGGATCAAGCTCCTGCAACTCGCTGAAAAATATGGGTTCGTGATCTTCGAAGACGATTATGATTATGATTTCCATTATCTCAGCAAACCGCTGCTGCCGCTTTTCGGCGCCGATCAGGCGGGAATGGTGCTGTATTGCGGCTCGTTCACCAAAACTATTTCGCCTGCATTCCGGATCGGTTACCTGGTGGGGCCGGAGGACGTGATCGCGCACCTGGCATCGCTGAGGCGGATTATAGACCGCCAGGGTGATGTAATGCTGGAAAATGCGATTGCCGAGCTGTTCCAGACTGGTGTGATCCAGCGGCATTTGCGGAAATCGGTGCGGGTTTACAAGCAGCGCCGCGATTTTTTCTGTGACTTGTTGCAATCGGAGCTTTCCGGTTCGGTCCGTTTTGAAGTGCCGGATGGCGGAATGGCCGTGTGGGCGCAATTCGATCCGGCTATCGACATCCCGGCCCTTGCCGAGCAGGCTGCTAAGAAGGACTTATATATTTCAAATGGAAAAGCCGCGGGATATCCGCCCCAGTTCAGGAATTATATTCGCCTTGGATTCGCTTCTTCGGATCAGCACGAGCTTGAAGAATGCGTGCAGATTTTGAAGCAATTATTATGA
- a CDS encoding pyridoxamine 5'-phosphate oxidase family protein produces MNTRPPYLIPSRGAKRTHYEHETICSILDEALFCTISYAVDNRPFSIPTAFVRYEDKIYIHGSVGSHFIREIEKGIPVCISVMLTDALVVAKSAFSHSVNYRSVIIFSNAEKVEDLETKRAAFEWLTNKIVPDSWDYLRPMTDSEVRKTTALAFTFNEASARMRDGMPNDEPEDLALPIWSGLIPLQTKRGQPVADETSKNIPIPKHLS; encoded by the coding sequence ATGAACACACGACCACCCTATCTGATCCCCTCCCGTGGAGCCAAAAGGACCCATTATGAGCATGAAACGATCTGCTCAATCCTCGACGAAGCACTGTTTTGCACTATTAGCTATGCCGTGGACAATCGCCCGTTCTCCATTCCGACGGCGTTTGTCCGCTACGAAGACAAAATTTACATTCATGGGTCCGTGGGCAGCCATTTCATCAGGGAGATCGAAAAAGGCATTCCGGTGTGCATTTCCGTGATGCTGACCGACGCATTGGTCGTGGCGAAGTCCGCATTCAGCCACTCTGTTAACTACCGGTCCGTAATTATCTTTTCCAATGCCGAGAAAGTGGAAGACCTGGAAACGAAAAGGGCCGCATTTGAATGGCTGACCAACAAAATTGTCCCCGACAGCTGGGACTATCTGCGCCCGATGACCGACAGCGAAGTGCGCAAAACCACGGCATTGGCCTTCACATTCAATGAAGCCTCCGCCCGCATGCGCGACGGGATGCCGAACGACGAACCGGAGGATTTGGCGCTTCCGATCTGGTCCGGGTTGATTCCGCTGCAAACGAAACGCGGGCAGCCGGTTGCGGACGAAACGAGCAAGAACATTCCGATTCCGAAACATTTAAGTTAA
- a CDS encoding YceI family protein translates to MRKYLTLISLLVFSAFVFVRITEWKLADGYEIRFDGKYAHGTFNRMEGHIRFDPTQPGSARFEVAVDVASIDTGIELKNKHAKSEKWFDAEKYPLIKFTSQSVASSDTGFVVHGDLELRGIIKPIAIPFTFKTTGSEALFYGGFKVNRGDFGIGKVNGKDSDSTSVDVSVPVLALE, encoded by the coding sequence ATGAGAAAATATCTAACATTGATCAGTTTGCTGGTATTCAGTGCATTTGTGTTCGTGCGCATAACGGAGTGGAAATTGGCAGACGGTTATGAAATCCGCTTCGATGGCAAATATGCGCACGGCACTTTCAACCGGATGGAGGGCCATATCCGCTTCGACCCCACGCAGCCGGGCTCAGCACGCTTTGAAGTAGCCGTGGACGTTGCGTCGATCGACACCGGCATTGAACTTAAAAACAAGCATGCGAAAAGCGAAAAGTGGTTCGATGCAGAAAAATATCCGCTCATTAAGTTCACATCGCAGTCAGTTGCCAGTTCGGATACCGGTTTCGTGGTACATGGCGACCTGGAATTGCGTGGCATCATTAAGCCCATCGCCATTCCATTTACATTCAAAACCACCGGCAGCGAGGCGCTGTTTTATGGCGGATTCAAGGTCAACCGCGGTGATTTCGGCATTGGTAAAGTGAATGGGAAGGATTCGGATTCAACTTCTGTGGACGTGTCCGTGCCCGTGCTGGCGCTTGAATAG
- a CDS encoding helix-turn-helix transcriptional regulator: MAATIIHSADILDFNPMPNPQSVNPKVRVQNTGEFMTRFHPKVGEMKFKSLLFPHVHVMNLHWTSYEDVELHDSSQVDTININFHMAGRLDTQFEGLSHELNMRPGRHNLVFSPEGGDTNRVAENESLEMFHISLDKAYFSDIIGCDDHWSERVQEHLFRNRPFSGITGTAGITTQMAGLIKEVKQCDQQGTMRNLMVQSKILELLALQIDQFRGPERQPAPGMPAMDRDRLYQLKNVLDARFLEDFTLAELSRMCLLNEFKVKKGFKDLFGTTVFGYLRKLRMDYAERLLRDSSQSVEEVSDLLGYEHAQHFSVAFKKYMGINPSQVRMGLKVA, translated from the coding sequence ATGGCCGCTACGATCATACATTCCGCCGACATCCTCGATTTCAACCCGATGCCCAATCCGCAGTCGGTCAATCCCAAAGTCCGCGTTCAGAACACGGGCGAGTTCATGACGCGTTTTCATCCGAAAGTGGGAGAGATGAAGTTCAAAAGTCTCCTTTTTCCGCATGTGCACGTGATGAACCTGCACTGGACATCGTACGAAGATGTAGAACTGCACGACAGTTCGCAGGTGGACACCATCAATATCAATTTTCACATGGCTGGCCGGCTCGATACCCAATTCGAAGGTCTTTCGCACGAGCTGAATATGCGGCCCGGACGGCATAACCTGGTGTTTTCACCCGAGGGCGGCGATACCAACCGGGTTGCGGAGAACGAGTCGCTCGAAATGTTCCATATCAGTCTGGATAAGGCCTATTTTTCCGACATTATCGGGTGCGACGACCATTGGAGCGAGCGCGTGCAGGAGCATTTGTTTCGAAACAGGCCGTTTTCAGGCATTACTGGTACAGCGGGCATTACTACGCAAATGGCCGGTTTGATCAAGGAAGTGAAACAATGCGATCAGCAGGGGACGATGAGAAACCTGATGGTCCAATCAAAAATACTGGAACTGCTGGCTTTGCAGATCGACCAGTTCCGGGGCCCGGAACGGCAGCCTGCACCAGGTATGCCGGCAATGGACAGAGACAGGCTGTATCAGCTGAAAAATGTGCTCGACGCTCGTTTTCTGGAAGATTTCACGCTCGCGGAATTGTCGCGAATGTGCCTGCTGAATGAATTTAAAGTGAAAAAAGGATTCAAGGATCTGTTCGGGACGACCGTTTTCGGCTACCTGAGAAAGCTGCGGATGGATTACGCCGAACGACTACTTCGCGACTCTTCGCAATCGGTAGAAGAGGTTTCCGACCTGCTGGGGTATGAACATGCGCAGCACTTTTCGGTCGCGTTCAAAAAATACATGGGCATTAACCCGTCACAGGTTAGAATGGGGTTGAAAGTGGCATGA